Proteins encoded in a region of the Roseateles sp. SL47 genome:
- a CDS encoding glycoside hydrolase family 53 protein, with amino-acid sequence MKKRLWTRREALKTGLKGLTVGAVAASGLVAMPALAATLVKGADVSWVSQEESSGYSFYNSAGTKTDPFKLLKDLGVNTIRLRVWVNPSGGWCDGADTLYKAKRAVAQGQKIMLTFHYSDSWADPGKQNPPSAWASHSLSQLVTDVYSHTQGILSYLKTNGVTVDYVQVGNEINSGMLWPTGKASGSSFSNLVQLINSGYDATKAVFPSAKVVLHLSNGYDNSLFRWFFDGMKSNGAKYDVIGMSHYPTSSNWSTLNAQLSTNMSDMVSRYGKPVIIAETGMDWQQATASKAMLSDVLTRVSALGSNGLGVLYWEPQAYPGWQGYTWGALDGSGRFTSALDPF; translated from the coding sequence ATGAAGAAGAGACTGTGGACACGACGTGAGGCCCTCAAGACGGGGCTCAAAGGGCTGACTGTGGGTGCCGTTGCCGCTAGCGGGCTGGTGGCCATGCCGGCCTTGGCGGCGACGCTGGTCAAGGGCGCCGATGTCAGCTGGGTCAGCCAGGAGGAATCCTCCGGCTACAGCTTCTACAACAGCGCCGGCACCAAGACCGACCCGTTCAAGCTGTTGAAGGACCTGGGTGTCAACACCATCCGCCTGCGGGTGTGGGTGAACCCCAGCGGCGGCTGGTGTGATGGCGCGGACACGCTCTACAAGGCCAAGCGCGCCGTGGCGCAGGGCCAAAAGATCATGCTGACCTTCCACTACAGCGACAGCTGGGCGGACCCGGGCAAGCAGAACCCGCCATCGGCCTGGGCCAGCCACAGCCTCAGCCAACTGGTCACCGATGTGTATTCACACACCCAGGGCATCCTGAGCTACCTCAAGACCAATGGCGTGACCGTGGACTACGTGCAGGTCGGCAATGAAATCAACAGCGGCATGTTGTGGCCCACCGGCAAGGCCTCGGGCAGTAGCTTCTCCAACCTGGTCCAGCTGATCAACAGCGGCTATGACGCCACCAAAGCGGTGTTTCCCAGCGCGAAGGTGGTGCTGCATTTGTCCAATGGTTATGACAATTCGCTGTTCCGTTGGTTCTTCGACGGCATGAAGTCCAATGGTGCGAAGTACGACGTGATTGGCATGTCGCATTACCCGACCTCGTCCAACTGGAGCACGTTGAATGCACAGTTGTCGACCAACATGTCGGACATGGTCTCGCGTTATGGCAAGCCGGTGATCATTGCGGAAACCGGCATGGACTGGCAGCAGGCGACGGCGTCCAAGGCGATGCTGTCGGATGTGCTGACGCGGGTGTCGGCCCTGGGCAGCAATGGGCTGGGGGTGCTGTATTGGGAACCGCAGGCCTATCCGGGCTGGCAGGGTTACACCTGGGGCGCGCTGGATGGTTCCGGGCGGTTCACGAGTGCTTTGGATCCGTTCTGA